In Salana multivorans, a single genomic region encodes these proteins:
- a CDS encoding leucine-rich repeat domain-containing protein yields MATRPSAHRVATALAVGGTMLATPLLFAPAAVADTSVVPDAALATCVNSALGRPAQSDLTAEDVAAITGVFSCTGRGVADLTGLEHLTGATELQLSYNHGISDLTPLAGLTQLTALDLVEAGPITSLEPIDELTELRRLLFAGRIPPFGGPPLDGIAPLRNLRELRQLWLMNAGLTDISDLSDLTRLETLALTGNRIEDVAPLAGMSELRQLDLRNNRVSDVSPLGPEVVDGLTMVVLAGNRISDLSVFPTAPDDGSAWGQYPSSGTVYVPIDAEEFRLGPDGLPRSWGGAPTNATNTWSWVTGEVPGSLSAAFNDLEDPERYNGVATYDVVLVDLMTTQPADGQVGAEYTFAFELTEAEAPYDAFTLVGDVPGLSLASDGTLRGTPTEAGTHSVVVEARDAWGNVVSGSYSLRIDEPMEPTPTPVEPTPAEPTPAEPGDGDGDGNGGDGSGDGSSGSGNGSSSGSTDGTGSATGAGTGDRLAVTGVEQNGLWLAATGAITAGGLLLVGARLRRRGWR; encoded by the coding sequence ATGGCAACGCGTCCCAGCGCTCACCGAGTCGCGACCGCACTCGCGGTCGGCGGCACGATGCTCGCGACCCCACTCCTGTTCGCACCGGCGGCCGTCGCCGACACCTCGGTCGTGCCCGATGCAGCGCTGGCCACCTGCGTCAACTCTGCGCTCGGCCGACCGGCGCAGAGCGATCTCACGGCCGAGGACGTCGCCGCGATCACCGGCGTGTTCTCCTGCACCGGCCGAGGCGTCGCAGACCTCACCGGATTGGAGCACCTCACGGGTGCCACCGAGCTCCAGCTCTCCTACAATCACGGCATCAGCGACCTGACGCCCCTGGCCGGCCTCACCCAGCTCACGGCGCTCGACCTCGTCGAGGCCGGTCCCATCACCTCGCTGGAGCCGATCGACGAGCTGACCGAGCTTCGCCGGCTCCTCTTCGCGGGCCGGATCCCGCCGTTCGGCGGCCCTCCGCTCGATGGCATCGCGCCGCTGCGCAACCTGCGCGAGCTGCGCCAGCTCTGGCTGATGAACGCCGGGCTCACCGACATCTCGGACCTCTCCGACCTCACGAGGCTCGAGACCCTGGCACTGACGGGCAACCGGATCGAGGATGTCGCGCCACTCGCCGGCATGTCCGAGCTGCGGCAGCTCGACCTGCGGAACAACCGCGTCTCCGACGTGTCTCCGCTCGGGCCCGAGGTCGTCGACGGACTGACGATGGTGGTCCTGGCCGGCAACCGGATCTCCGATCTCAGCGTGTTCCCCACGGCCCCCGACGACGGCTCCGCGTGGGGGCAGTACCCCTCGAGTGGCACCGTGTACGTGCCGATCGACGCCGAGGAGTTCCGGCTCGGCCCCGACGGCCTCCCCCGGTCCTGGGGTGGCGCCCCGACCAATGCGACCAACACCTGGTCCTGGGTGACGGGCGAGGTTCCCGGTAGCCTGTCGGCCGCGTTCAACGACCTGGAGGACCCGGAGCGGTACAACGGCGTCGCCACCTACGACGTCGTGCTCGTCGACCTGATGACCACGCAGCCGGCCGACGGCCAGGTGGGTGCGGAGTACACGTTCGCGTTCGAGCTCACGGAGGCGGAGGCCCCGTACGACGCCTTCACCCTCGTCGGTGACGTCCCCGGTCTGTCCCTCGCGTCCGACGGCACGCTGCGGGGCACCCCGACCGAGGCGGGCACGCACTCCGTCGTCGTCGAGGCTCGGGACGCCTGGGGCAACGTCGTGAGCGGGTCGTACTCCCTCCGCATCGACGAGCCCATGGAGCCCACGCCGACGCCGGTCGAGCCCACGCCCGCCGAGCCCACGCCCGCCGAGCCCGGCGACGGCGACGGGGACGGGAACGGCGGCGACGGGTCGGGTGACGGCTCCAGCGGGTCCGGCAACGGCAGCAGCTCCGGCAGCACCGACGGCACGGGTTCCGCCACGGGCGCCGGCACCGGTGACCGCCTCGCCGTCACCGGCGTCGAGCAGAACGGCCTCTGGCTCGCCGCGACCGGAGCGATCACCGCGGGAGGTCTCCTCCTCGTCGGCGCGCGCCTGCGGCGACGAGGGTGGCGCTGA
- a CDS encoding TasA family protein, with amino-acid sequence MAFEISTRARIIAAATVVLGVGVATTFAAFSDSGDVRTELASGTLDLKFDDAQDGNPDAYLIEFDGGSSLVPGATVSRDLVVYNSGSVEADLDLALPVVVNSAGSPAEALQDALLLEIRDDESGAVLYTGPLSGATFADFEVPRAATPEDGATLVLTATLPAEATIAVAGQTLDITFSFTAEQAV; translated from the coding sequence ATGGCATTCGAGATCTCCACCCGCGCCCGGATCATCGCCGCCGCCACCGTCGTGCTCGGCGTCGGCGTCGCCACCACGTTCGCCGCGTTCAGCGACTCCGGCGACGTGCGGACCGAGCTGGCCTCCGGCACGCTCGACCTCAAGTTCGACGACGCGCAGGACGGCAACCCCGACGCGTACCTGATCGAGTTCGACGGCGGGAGCTCCCTGGTCCCCGGCGCGACCGTGAGCCGCGACCTCGTCGTCTACAACTCCGGCTCCGTCGAGGCGGACCTCGACCTCGCCCTCCCGGTCGTCGTCAACTCCGCCGGCTCGCCGGCCGAGGCGCTCCAGGACGCGCTGCTGCTGGAGATCCGGGACGACGAGAGCGGCGCCGTCCTCTACACCGGCCCCCTCTCGGGCGCGACGTTCGCCGACTTCGAGGTGCCGCGGGCGGCCACGCCCGAGGACGGGGCGACGCTCGTCCTCACGGCCACCCTCCCGGCCGAGGCGACCATCGCCGTCGCCGGCCAGACGCTCGACATCACGTTCAGCTTCACCGCGGAGCAGGCCGTGTGA
- a CDS encoding FtsK/SpoIIIE domain-containing protein: MTTAPTPDRRSTSGQEPHRTVALWRACWDTALHLAVVSGPDAGWAVPLVPGRDVLVGRGADAALRIADQDVWQRHLTVRAQHGGRVLLRRIGRAQVLLHRPRRRPVRGARRERAWPPHTATTTSLPSDGADAPADEARGRRSRRGAAGNAWRRGRPLRRQARIRPGTRIVLGSTTLEARGTPFRGPDRDGPASSSPPGRLPSPVVLLPLVAMLAVAATLAMRGGGHGAPGYLLVGLIVSAASGVAMLVSGVRAGASPRPAAPPEPASRGPLHGGPPDPATVAVLAAGLGREGLTRAAGPPGEGDRAGLVERAGATTTRPEHAPAMRRPPEGLLVTGPDGIGVARWLTVELELAGHDPADVGVWPGPGACPPTGGRLVPSTGRPGVSSRWLAALHHALGPPMDAGDLRGLLGRPSAAEIASAWARGRRDLAVPLGPGPGCVLDLATDGPHALVVGTTGSGKSELLQAWVLALATRHPPRDIAFLLVDYKGGATFAHAAHLPHCVGLLTDLDPAGSRRALAALRHELRRRERVLGEAGVRDREAFEATGGTLGRLIVVVDELRALVEDDEDRLADLVAVATLGRSLGVHLVLATQRAGGVVSGQLRANLTLRVCLRVLEAGDALDVVGDPRPASFTTPGEASVGGREVRLAWLPGTAAAELAAAVVEAGERARRRRRSDLLRTHRPWLPPLPEAPAAGSVDGAVLLDRLEVPDHVFWREPGGHVLVSGPPRSGRSTALRALATQALRPGRTRGRTGVVGSEPSGSTARVIERRSMLDDPPTGAGTPVGGRTPTDGAIPIPGTADDAVTGCHVLSREGWGVGVDGTVAGCDDPDVLARLLTHVASGGDPAALVMVDDAEHVVAAVDQVLGPGSGIDLVTALLTIRRSGRVVLAAGSPHRWTASVAHHLALGVRDAGTAATLGIGRDLVEPRPLPGRGVLLTDGRQRAAQVVPAPPVDRPHPSGATRPELLRLRPLPDLVTPHDLDRLVRDRSQPVRRWGSTASARLPPVPLGVGHAGLVEVEVPTRGALLVVGPAGSGRSTALARIADGLGATGVAVSRASPGHIEDVGTEGDGSPGRSRGGSPLAVRGEAVLLVDDAELLAAEEVEALRPRLRGRCVVATTPSAFAGDFRGLVAAARDGARVLALGGFAPGRARPPHGPPRPGRGLLVEPDRTIPVQVGLGVQDGRR, from the coding sequence ATGACGACAGCACCCACCCCGGACCGACGCTCGACGAGCGGCCAGGAACCACACCGGACGGTCGCCCTGTGGCGCGCCTGCTGGGACACGGCTCTGCACCTCGCGGTCGTGTCGGGACCGGACGCCGGGTGGGCGGTACCGCTCGTCCCCGGCCGTGACGTGCTCGTGGGGCGAGGCGCCGACGCCGCACTCCGCATCGCCGACCAGGACGTCTGGCAGCGCCACCTCACGGTCAGGGCGCAGCACGGCGGCCGCGTGTTGCTGAGGAGGATCGGACGGGCCCAGGTCCTCCTCCACCGACCTCGTCGGCGTCCCGTCCGAGGAGCTCGGCGCGAGCGTGCCTGGCCGCCCCACACCGCGACGACGACGTCGCTCCCGTCCGACGGCGCCGACGCTCCGGCGGACGAGGCCCGGGGGCGACGCTCCCGACGCGGCGCGGCGGGCAACGCGTGGCGGCGCGGGAGACCGCTGCGCAGGCAGGCGAGGATCCGGCCGGGGACCCGGATCGTGCTGGGCTCGACCACCCTGGAGGCGAGGGGCACCCCCTTCCGAGGTCCCGACCGGGACGGTCCTGCGTCCAGCTCGCCGCCAGGCCGGCTGCCGTCCCCGGTCGTCCTGCTCCCCCTCGTCGCGATGCTCGCCGTGGCCGCGACGCTCGCGATGCGCGGCGGCGGTCACGGGGCCCCGGGCTACCTCCTGGTCGGGTTGATCGTGTCGGCGGCGAGCGGCGTCGCGATGCTCGTGTCCGGCGTCAGAGCCGGTGCCAGCCCCCGGCCGGCCGCACCCCCGGAGCCAGCGTCGCGAGGGCCGCTCCACGGCGGTCCGCCCGACCCCGCGACCGTGGCCGTGCTCGCGGCGGGTCTCGGCCGGGAGGGCCTCACGCGAGCCGCGGGGCCACCGGGTGAGGGCGATCGGGCGGGTCTCGTCGAGCGCGCGGGCGCCACGACGACGCGGCCCGAGCACGCTCCCGCGATGCGACGGCCTCCCGAAGGTCTCCTGGTCACCGGGCCGGACGGCATCGGTGTGGCGCGATGGCTGACGGTCGAGCTGGAGCTGGCCGGGCACGACCCCGCCGACGTCGGCGTCTGGCCCGGCCCCGGGGCGTGCCCGCCGACCGGTGGGCGCCTCGTGCCGTCGACCGGCCGACCGGGGGTCTCGTCCCGGTGGCTGGCCGCGCTCCACCACGCGCTGGGACCACCGATGGACGCCGGCGACCTGCGCGGGCTGCTGGGTCGGCCGAGTGCCGCCGAGATCGCCTCGGCCTGGGCGAGGGGGCGTCGCGACCTCGCCGTGCCGCTCGGCCCGGGACCCGGCTGCGTGCTCGACCTGGCCACCGACGGTCCGCACGCACTCGTCGTCGGCACGACGGGGTCGGGCAAGTCCGAGCTGCTCCAGGCCTGGGTCCTGGCGCTGGCGACACGACACCCGCCGCGGGACATCGCGTTCCTCCTCGTCGACTACAAGGGCGGGGCGACCTTCGCCCACGCCGCGCACCTGCCGCACTGCGTCGGTCTGCTGACCGACCTGGACCCCGCGGGGAGCCGGCGCGCCCTCGCTGCGCTGCGGCACGAGCTGCGCCGGCGCGAGCGAGTGCTCGGCGAGGCCGGCGTTCGGGATCGCGAGGCGTTCGAGGCCACGGGCGGCACGCTGGGCAGGCTGATCGTCGTCGTCGACGAGCTCCGCGCCCTGGTGGAGGACGACGAGGACCGCCTCGCCGACCTCGTCGCCGTCGCGACGCTCGGCCGCTCCCTCGGCGTGCACCTCGTCCTGGCGACGCAACGGGCCGGCGGCGTGGTCAGCGGGCAGCTCCGCGCGAACCTCACGCTCCGGGTCTGCCTCCGGGTGCTCGAGGCCGGCGACGCGCTCGACGTGGTGGGCGACCCACGTCCCGCCTCCTTCACGACGCCGGGTGAGGCGTCCGTCGGTGGGCGGGAGGTCCGGCTCGCCTGGCTTCCCGGGACGGCCGCGGCGGAGCTCGCGGCCGCGGTCGTCGAGGCGGGTGAGCGGGCGCGCCGACGCCGGCGGTCCGACCTCCTGCGGACGCACCGCCCGTGGCTGCCTCCGTTGCCGGAGGCGCCGGCCGCCGGCTCCGTGGACGGGGCTGTCCTGCTCGACCGTCTCGAGGTGCCCGACCACGTCTTCTGGCGGGAGCCCGGTGGACACGTGCTCGTGAGCGGACCGCCGCGCAGCGGACGGAGCACGGCGCTGCGCGCGCTCGCCACCCAGGCGCTGCGACCCGGGCGGACTCGCGGGCGGACGGGCGTCGTCGGCTCCGAGCCGTCCGGGTCGACGGCGCGGGTCATCGAGAGGCGCTCGATGCTCGATGACCCACCCACCGGTGCCGGGACCCCCGTGGGTGGGCGGACGCCGACGGATGGGGCGATCCCGATCCCCGGCACCGCCGACGACGCCGTCACCGGTTGCCACGTCCTCTCTCGCGAGGGCTGGGGCGTCGGCGTGGACGGGACCGTCGCGGGCTGCGACGACCCCGACGTGCTCGCGCGGCTGCTCACGCACGTCGCGTCCGGTGGCGATCCGGCGGCGCTCGTCATGGTCGACGACGCCGAGCACGTGGTCGCGGCCGTCGACCAGGTGCTGGGGCCGGGCAGCGGGATCGACCTCGTGACGGCGCTGCTCACGATCCGTCGCTCCGGCCGCGTGGTGCTGGCCGCCGGCAGTCCGCACCGGTGGACCGCATCGGTCGCCCACCACCTCGCGCTGGGCGTGCGCGATGCCGGCACGGCCGCGACGCTCGGGATCGGCCGCGACCTCGTGGAGCCGCGTCCCCTCCCCGGGCGCGGGGTGCTGCTGACGGATGGTCGTCAGCGCGCGGCCCAGGTGGTTCCGGCGCCGCCGGTCGACCGCCCGCACCCGTCCGGCGCGACGAGACCCGAGCTGCTGCGCCTGAGACCGCTGCCCGACCTGGTCACGCCGCACGACCTCGACCGCCTGGTGCGCGATCGGTCGCAGCCGGTCCGCCGGTGGGGCTCGACGGCATCCGCGCGGCTTCCTCCGGTGCCGCTCGGGGTCGGTCACGCGGGGCTGGTGGAGGTGGAGGTGCCGACGCGCGGAGCGCTGCTCGTGGTCGGGCCAGCCGGCTCCGGTCGCAGCACCGCCCTGGCACGGATCGCCGATGGGCTCGGGGCGACGGGCGTCGCGGTGAGCCGCGCGAGCCCCGGCCACATCGAGGACGTCGGGACCGAGGGCGATGGGTCGCCCGGTCGGTCACGGGGTGGCTCACCGCTGGCGGTCCGCGGGGAGGCGGTCCTGCTCGTCGACGACGCGGAGCTGCTCGCCGCCGAGGAGGTCGAGGCCCTGCGGCCGCGCCTGCGCGGGCGATGTGTCGTCGCGACGACCCCGTCGGCGTTCGCCGGGGACTTCCGCGGACTGGTGGCGGCCGCACGGGACGGCGCGCGCGTCCTCGCCCTCGGCGGCTTCGCTCCGGGTCGGGCACGCCCACCGCACGGTCCCCCGCGTCCCGGTCGGGGACTGCTCGTCGAGCCCGACCGGACGATCCCGGTCCAGGTCGGCCTCGGCGTCCAGGACGGCCGGCGGTAG
- a CDS encoding helix-turn-helix transcriptional regulator, whose protein sequence is MTAHGASVEAIELRLSDGANVVVTGDVGSGKSAVLAELHDRAVAIGRPVLRLRGSQTAHDLPFALLQSDPSFLPSPDVRPSPAYAAAWLDARHLGERGLLLIDDVDLADRVSLLVVESVLGAGLVRIACSLSSTRAPDAAADAFSRAMTPVELPPLGLGGTTTLLTEHTRTDVDASLAWAIAAMSAGNPRAALAVFDAGVWSEAIQLVDGAWTDVAPLEDVPLSAVLHQFSAALSPEESRALRALSWCGAIPWDSARRIVGDDTARSLIRRRRLIVDPRDPESAVVVSPPALSRAILASLTPFDRLDAAGSTRRALGDTGAMDDAVGVAEAVWPVRQRRQHVLGADFPESTTILTERLRSRIATLWRAWDEDRTVSSAIPVLQLLMLHDLETSDPATAFRDTRITASDTTEDVAHYLVMREQWLLWTGRADAEDLPAPPTGWDAGEWEESMAFATQRLLGPLSEGVPASTIVAGLTPPYPIGLDETVHLLTAQALFDRGELEELEELLESVRPHATNTEVGDRMDALRGDALLARGELRRGIQWFRQRLADAHDRVDPFGVRLCARGLASALFLRGDLLGAWRAVSVALSLGRSGPLSASYDERLLALGTALAARNGDARLAQSLFRELEGLRRTGAPTLDIMREWARAELLSAEDATSTAAGDLLWSCGEREAERGAPLSALAAWMLIGTPLDAERMATVERVWSTTRVPLLGPVLEVHRRLHEGDAEQLLRALAPLPAPVPLAVTAFRVAGERWQAQHGRALTEADVSTLAGEGVAETWREVSDAAPATPGPLTDREREVLELARAGRSNREIADALFLSVRTVENHLYRARQKSGPVARRG, encoded by the coding sequence ATGACGGCACACGGTGCGAGCGTCGAGGCGATCGAGCTCCGGCTGTCCGACGGTGCGAACGTCGTCGTGACCGGCGACGTCGGCTCGGGCAAGTCGGCCGTCCTCGCCGAGCTGCACGACCGGGCGGTCGCCATCGGCCGGCCCGTGCTGCGGCTGCGCGGCTCGCAGACGGCGCACGACCTGCCGTTCGCGCTGCTGCAGTCCGACCCCTCCTTCCTCCCCTCCCCCGACGTCCGCCCCTCGCCCGCCTACGCTGCGGCCTGGCTGGACGCCCGGCACCTCGGGGAGCGCGGGCTCCTGCTGATCGACGACGTCGACCTGGCCGACCGGGTGTCGCTGCTCGTCGTCGAGAGCGTCCTCGGCGCCGGCCTGGTCCGGATCGCGTGCAGCCTCAGCTCGACCCGGGCCCCCGACGCGGCCGCCGACGCCTTCTCCCGCGCGATGACGCCGGTGGAGCTGCCGCCGCTCGGCCTCGGCGGGACCACGACGCTGCTCACGGAGCACACGCGCACGGACGTCGACGCCAGTCTCGCGTGGGCGATCGCGGCCATGTCGGCCGGCAACCCGCGCGCGGCGCTGGCCGTCTTCGACGCGGGCGTGTGGTCCGAGGCCATCCAGCTCGTCGACGGCGCGTGGACCGACGTCGCACCGCTCGAGGACGTCCCGCTCTCGGCGGTGCTGCACCAGTTCTCGGCCGCGCTCTCGCCGGAGGAGTCCCGCGCGCTCCGGGCGCTGTCCTGGTGCGGCGCGATCCCGTGGGACAGCGCCCGGCGGATCGTCGGCGACGACACCGCGCGATCCCTCATCCGTCGGCGGCGCCTCATCGTCGACCCACGCGACCCGGAGTCGGCGGTGGTCGTCTCCCCGCCGGCGCTGTCGCGGGCGATCCTGGCGTCGCTCACCCCGTTCGACCGGCTCGACGCGGCCGGGTCGACCCGCCGGGCGCTCGGCGACACGGGCGCGATGGACGACGCGGTCGGCGTCGCCGAGGCGGTGTGGCCGGTGCGGCAGCGCCGCCAGCACGTCCTCGGCGCCGACTTCCCCGAGTCGACGACGATCCTCACGGAGCGGCTGCGCTCCCGCATCGCCACCCTCTGGCGCGCGTGGGACGAGGACCGGACGGTCTCCTCGGCGATCCCCGTGCTGCAGCTCCTCATGCTGCACGACCTGGAGACCTCCGACCCAGCGACCGCGTTCCGGGACACCCGGATCACCGCGTCGGACACCACCGAGGACGTCGCGCACTACCTGGTGATGCGCGAGCAGTGGCTGCTGTGGACCGGCCGCGCGGACGCCGAGGACCTGCCGGCGCCGCCGACCGGCTGGGACGCGGGCGAGTGGGAGGAGTCGATGGCGTTCGCGACGCAGCGGCTGCTCGGCCCGCTCAGCGAGGGCGTCCCGGCGAGCACGATCGTCGCCGGGCTGACCCCGCCCTACCCGATCGGCCTCGACGAGACCGTGCACCTGCTGACGGCCCAGGCGCTGTTCGACCGCGGCGAGCTGGAGGAGCTGGAGGAGCTGCTGGAGAGCGTCCGGCCGCACGCCACGAACACCGAGGTCGGCGACCGGATGGACGCCCTGCGCGGCGACGCGCTGCTCGCGCGGGGCGAGCTGCGTCGCGGCATCCAGTGGTTCCGGCAGCGGCTGGCGGACGCGCACGACCGCGTCGACCCGTTCGGGGTCCGCCTGTGCGCCCGGGGGCTCGCAAGCGCGCTGTTCCTGCGCGGCGACCTGCTCGGGGCGTGGCGCGCCGTCAGCGTCGCGCTGAGCCTCGGCCGGTCCGGACCGCTGAGCGCCAGCTACGACGAGCGGCTGCTCGCGCTCGGGACCGCGCTGGCCGCGCGGAACGGGGACGCCCGGCTCGCCCAGTCGCTGTTCCGCGAGCTCGAGGGGCTGCGCCGGACCGGGGCGCCGACGCTCGACATCATGCGGGAGTGGGCGCGGGCCGAGCTGCTGTCCGCCGAGGACGCCACGTCGACCGCCGCGGGCGACCTGCTGTGGAGCTGCGGCGAGCGGGAGGCGGAGCGGGGAGCGCCGCTCTCGGCACTCGCGGCGTGGATGCTCATCGGCACGCCCCTCGACGCCGAGCGGATGGCCACCGTCGAGCGCGTGTGGTCGACGACCCGCGTGCCGCTGCTCGGTCCCGTCCTCGAGGTGCACCGGCGGCTGCACGAGGGAGACGCCGAGCAGCTCCTCCGGGCGCTGGCGCCGCTGCCGGCCCCGGTGCCGCTCGCGGTGACCGCGTTCCGCGTCGCCGGCGAGCGCTGGCAGGCCCAGCACGGCCGCGCGCTCACGGAGGCCGACGTGTCGACGCTGGCCGGCGAGGGGGTCGCGGAGACCTGGCGCGAGGTCTCCGACGCGGCGCCGGCGACTCCGGGGCCGCTGACCGACCGCGAGCGGGAGGTGCTGGAGCTCGCGCGCGCCGGGCGGAGCAACCGCGAGATCGCCGACGCGCTGTTCCTCAGCGTGCGCACCGTCGAGAACCACCTGTACCGCGCGCGACAGAAGAGCGGGCCGGTGGCGCGCCGGGGGTAG
- a CDS encoding WhiB family transcriptional regulator produces the protein MDWRHNAACLTEDPELFFPIGNTGPALAQIEEAKAVCNRCEVVDSCLKWALETGQDSGVWGGLSEDERRALKRRTARARRAG, from the coding sequence ATGGACTGGCGTCACAACGCTGCCTGCCTCACCGAGGACCCCGAGCTGTTCTTCCCGATCGGCAACACGGGTCCCGCCCTCGCGCAGATCGAGGAGGCCAAGGCCGTGTGCAACCGCTGCGAGGTCGTGGACTCCTGCCTCAAGTGGGCGCTCGAGACGGGTCAGGACTCCGGCGTGTGGGGCGGCCTGTCCGAGGACGAGCGTCGCGCGCTGAAGCGCCGCACCGCCCGCGCCCGCCGCGCCGGCTGA
- a CDS encoding helix-turn-helix transcriptional regulator: MSARSESRIVGRARCLAMAASYVQTGAVVDVVGCRGSGRTAFLGELRAKLVADGWTVLDLFGVASLRGYPLAALQVSPVQDLVSGRGAGSIPAVVTAMVGYARTRRVVLLVDDWDDLDEATWGAVTAAQRIAGFPMVLTHLRGRTSRQTPTGLDPAGNLAAYVIPLGPLRIDEIEQILEHRLGAPTDGATLNRIFAKSGGLVGLALSVVDVAVREGALTLANGVWSATRSLWSPALSHLVEAMLETLLPAERDALATMALLGVIDVATARTLVDWEVLESLEAQALLSFHPSRGRRLASIEPPLLVEYFRHDPFVARRIRITEALESRLGTGGALLPHVSDAVPTGSEADASFVRLVHEQARAQLLISRVEWTRDPSAATALRYLTGLSGARAPVAQIEAVLSDPRSDDGGAEDRARLLVWRAWWTAYAKADLEEGLRMLRETRLSFGSYGRLLDAAVVQLCLNRGTVPADHVPLVAVEDDLPESVRAELEATRILVLVSLGRFVEARDRLDASTASSPTPWLSRDVLTVLVLIGEGRNDEAIDRAGLVLSEARNALDAEAIRCYSYLSALCLMVRGEHGQLRTLVETWTTLGDPPHVPSHDYLATLCLGAVTAVRLWRVVEEENRALDQVEVVDGPLSGMVTSWRHAERLAASGDREAAAHIVADWARALWDRGARLAAMLAYATAVEIAPDEERLAEAESRARDLDGVIVEVHLELLRALVRRDVPALTAGAARVAAAGFHARALRAYQEATRLLREEGRVEAADAVERERAALVQRLTLGAPAAAREETEAVTLTAREHEVAQLVAAGLSNQQIAAELVISVRTVENHVHRTMRKTGAANRRMLGRLVTERIDA, encoded by the coding sequence GTGTCAGCTCGAAGCGAGTCGAGGATCGTCGGCCGCGCGCGCTGCCTCGCGATGGCCGCGTCCTACGTCCAGACCGGAGCCGTCGTCGACGTCGTCGGCTGTCGGGGCAGCGGGCGGACGGCCTTCCTCGGGGAGCTGCGCGCCAAGCTCGTCGCCGACGGCTGGACCGTGCTCGACCTGTTCGGGGTGGCGTCGCTGCGCGGCTACCCGCTGGCCGCGCTCCAGGTCTCGCCGGTGCAGGACCTCGTGAGCGGCCGCGGTGCCGGGTCGATCCCGGCCGTCGTCACCGCGATGGTCGGCTACGCCAGGACCCGCCGCGTCGTCCTGCTCGTGGACGACTGGGACGACCTCGACGAGGCGACCTGGGGTGCCGTGACCGCGGCCCAGCGCATCGCCGGCTTCCCGATGGTCCTGACGCACCTGCGCGGCCGCACGAGCCGGCAGACCCCCACCGGTCTCGACCCGGCCGGCAACCTCGCCGCCTACGTGATCCCGCTCGGCCCGCTGCGGATCGACGAGATCGAGCAGATCCTCGAGCACCGGCTGGGCGCCCCCACGGACGGCGCGACGCTCAACCGGATCTTCGCCAAGTCCGGCGGCCTCGTCGGGCTCGCCCTGAGCGTCGTCGACGTCGCCGTCCGGGAGGGTGCGCTGACGCTGGCCAACGGCGTCTGGAGCGCGACCCGCAGCCTGTGGAGCCCGGCGCTCAGCCACCTCGTCGAGGCGATGCTGGAGACCCTCCTCCCGGCGGAGCGCGACGCGCTGGCGACGATGGCCCTGCTCGGCGTCATCGACGTCGCCACCGCGCGCACGCTCGTCGACTGGGAGGTGCTGGAGAGCCTGGAGGCCCAGGCGCTCCTCAGCTTCCACCCCTCGCGGGGCCGCCGGCTCGCGAGCATCGAGCCCCCGCTGCTGGTGGAGTACTTCCGGCACGACCCGTTCGTCGCCCGGCGCATCCGGATCACCGAGGCCCTGGAGTCAAGGCTCGGGACCGGGGGAGCGCTCCTGCCCCACGTCTCCGACGCCGTGCCGACGGGATCCGAGGCGGACGCGTCGTTCGTCCGGCTGGTCCACGAGCAGGCGCGGGCGCAGCTCCTCATCAGCCGGGTCGAGTGGACCCGCGACCCGAGCGCCGCGACCGCCCTGCGCTACCTCACCGGCCTCAGCGGGGCGCGCGCCCCGGTGGCGCAGATCGAGGCCGTGCTCTCGGACCCGCGCAGCGACGACGGGGGTGCCGAGGACCGGGCGCGCCTGCTCGTCTGGCGGGCGTGGTGGACCGCGTACGCGAAGGCGGACCTCGAGGAGGGTCTGCGGATGCTCCGCGAGACGCGGCTCTCGTTCGGCAGCTACGGCCGCCTCCTCGACGCCGCCGTCGTCCAGCTCTGCCTCAACCGCGGCACGGTGCCGGCCGACCACGTGCCGCTCGTCGCCGTCGAGGACGACCTGCCGGAGTCGGTGCGCGCCGAGCTCGAGGCGACCCGGATCCTCGTGCTGGTCTCGCTCGGTCGCTTCGTCGAGGCGCGGGACCGCCTCGACGCCTCCACCGCGTCGTCGCCGACGCCGTGGCTGAGCCGGGACGTGCTCACCGTCCTCGTGCTCATCGGCGAGGGCCGCAACGACGAGGCGATCGATCGCGCCGGCCTCGTCCTCAGCGAGGCGCGCAACGCGCTCGACGCCGAGGCCATCCGCTGCTACTCCTACCTCAGCGCGCTCTGCCTCATGGTCCGCGGTGAGCACGGTCAGCTGCGGACCCTGGTCGAGACCTGGACGACGCTCGGCGACCCGCCGCACGTCCCGTCCCACGACTACCTGGCGACGCTCTGCCTCGGCGCGGTCACGGCGGTGCGTCTCTGGCGCGTCGTCGAGGAGGAGAACCGCGCCCTCGACCAGGTCGAGGTGGTGGACGGGCCGCTGTCGGGGATGGTCACGTCGTGGCGCCACGCGGAACGGCTCGCGGCGAGCGGCGACCGCGAGGCGGCGGCGCACATCGTCGCCGACTGGGCGCGGGCGCTGTGGGACCGCGGCGCCCGGCTCGCCGCGATGCTCGCCTACGCGACCGCCGTGGAGATCGCCCCCGACGAGGAACGCCTCGCCGAGGCGGAGTCGCGGGCGCGCGACCTCGACGGGGTCATCGTCGAGGTGCACCTGGAGCTGCTCCGGGCGCTCGTGCGGCGCGACGTGCCGGCGCTGACCGCCGGCGCCGCCCGGGTCGCCGCCGCCGGCTTCCACGCCAGGGCGCTGCGCGCGTACCAGGAGGCGACCCGGCTCCTGCGGGAGGAGGGCCGCGTCGAGGCCGCCGACGCCGTCGAGCGGGAGCGGGCCGCGCTCGTGCAGCGGCTCACCCTCGGCGCCCCGGCCGCGGCGCGGGAGGAGACGGAGGCCGTCACGCTGACCGCGCGCGAGCACGAGGTCGCCCAGCTCGTGGCCGCCGGGCTGTCGAACCAGCAGATCGCGGCGGAGCTCGTCATCAGCGTGCGCACCGTCGAGAACCACGTCCACCGGACGATGCGCAAGACGGGGGCGGCGAACCGCCGCATGCTCGGCCGGCTGGTCACCGAGCGCATCGACGCGTAG